The proteins below come from a single Polymorphobacter fuscus genomic window:
- a CDS encoding bifunctional riboflavin kinase/FAD synthetase, translating into MERITNGAILPERFRGGIAALGNFDGFHAGHQAVVGEALALAQARGVPALVASFSPHPARLFQPDLPPFALTAVTQRMDLLAAFGIDATVMIPFTRELAALPADTFVEQWLVRRLGVTGVVTGSDFTFGQGRSGDVAQLATLGDRLGFTASVVSPVTDAGGVISSTRIRAALRAADPAGAAALLTRPYTLRGTVEHGAKLGRTLGFPTANQRLGDYQRPAYGVYAVMVRLPGGQRVKGVANLGIRPMIDPPEELLETWLMDWSGDLYGKVIEVELVAYLRPEMKLDGLDALKAQIAADAEAARALL; encoded by the coding sequence ATGGAGCGGATTACAAACGGGGCGATCCTGCCCGAGCGGTTTCGCGGCGGCATCGCGGCGCTGGGCAATTTCGATGGCTTTCACGCCGGCCACCAGGCCGTCGTCGGCGAGGCGCTGGCCCTTGCGCAGGCACGCGGCGTGCCGGCGCTGGTCGCCAGCTTCTCGCCGCACCCGGCGCGGCTGTTCCAGCCCGATCTGCCGCCCTTTGCACTGACGGCGGTGACGCAGCGGATGGACCTGCTCGCCGCCTTCGGCATCGACGCCACGGTGATGATCCCCTTCACCCGCGAGCTGGCGGCCCTGCCCGCCGACACCTTTGTCGAACAATGGCTGGTACGCCGGCTGGGCGTGACCGGCGTCGTCACCGGCAGCGATTTCACCTTCGGCCAGGGCCGCAGCGGCGATGTGGCGCAGCTGGCGACGCTCGGCGATCGGCTCGGCTTTACCGCCAGTGTCGTGTCGCCTGTCACCGACGCCGGCGGGGTCATCTCCTCGACCCGCATCCGCGCCGCCTTGCGTGCCGCCGACCCGGCGGGTGCTGCCGCGCTGCTGACCCGCCCCTATACGCTGCGCGGCACCGTCGAGCATGGCGCCAAGCTGGGCCGCACCCTGGGGTTCCCGACCGCCAACCAGCGGCTGGGCGATTATCAGCGGCCGGCCTATGGCGTCTATGCCGTCATGGTGCGCCTGCCCGGCGGGCAGCGGGTGAAGGGCGTTGCAAATCTGGGCATCCGCCCGATGATCGACCCGCCCGAGGAACTGCTCGAAACCTGGCTGATGGACTGGAGCGGCGATCTCTACGGCAAGGTCATCGAAGTCGAACTCGTCGCCTATCTGCGCCCCGAGATGAAACTCGACGGGCTCGACGCGCTCAAGGCACAGATCGCCGCCGATGCGGAGGCGGCGCGGGCGCTGCTCTGA
- a CDS encoding dipeptidase codes for MPMNPTLKRWVVPIAIIAIMVPPAFFIFAPKLVEQSMNKIEGSGIWPVSEHAAALHRQLAIVDLHSDTLMWKRPLDEASDRGHVDLPRLEAGNVALQVFSSVTKTPKGQNYEANSDKTDNITLLTIAQAQPPRTWTSLLERSLFHAEKLRDAEAAAGGRLRIIRSQADLDRLFRDRAAGRRVTGALLSVEGAQDLEGRLSNIDTLYDAGFRMIGLAHFFDNELAGSMHGEAKSGLTPLGRQAVAAMERKGIIVDLAHSSHKTFADVMAIATRPVVVSHGGVKATCDTNRNLTDDELRLLARNGGMIGIGYWDAAVCAATPAATAKAIRHVRDLVGIQHVGLGSDFDGATTTGFDTAHIAAVTSALVDAGLSDNEIAMVMGGNAARLLGRGMVPNAALASPAPQG; via the coding sequence ATGCCGATGAATCCGACGCTGAAACGCTGGGTGGTGCCCATCGCCATCATTGCGATCATGGTGCCGCCGGCGTTCTTCATCTTCGCGCCGAAACTGGTCGAGCAGTCGATGAACAAGATCGAGGGCAGCGGCATCTGGCCGGTGTCCGAACACGCCGCGGCACTGCACCGCCAGCTTGCCATCGTCGATCTGCATTCGGACACGCTGATGTGGAAGCGCCCGCTCGACGAGGCCAGCGACCGCGGCCATGTCGACCTGCCGCGGCTGGAGGCCGGCAATGTCGCGCTGCAGGTCTTTTCCAGCGTCACCAAGACCCCCAAGGGCCAGAATTACGAAGCCAACAGCGACAAGACCGACAATATCACGTTGCTTACCATCGCCCAGGCGCAGCCGCCGCGGACATGGACCTCGCTGCTCGAACGCTCGCTTTTCCACGCCGAAAAGCTGCGCGATGCCGAAGCTGCCGCGGGCGGCCGCTTGCGCATCATCCGGTCCCAGGCCGATCTCGACCGGCTGTTCCGGGACCGGGCCGCCGGCCGGCGGGTGACCGGCGCGCTGCTTTCGGTGGAAGGCGCGCAGGACCTAGAAGGCCGATTGTCGAATATCGACACGCTGTACGACGCCGGCTTCCGCATGATCGGGCTGGCGCATTTCTTCGACAACGAACTTGCCGGATCGATGCACGGCGAAGCCAAGTCCGGCCTGACGCCGCTCGGCCGGCAGGCGGTGGCGGCGATGGAGCGCAAGGGCATCATCGTCGACCTGGCGCACAGCAGCCACAAGACCTTCGCCGATGTCATGGCGATCGCCACCCGCCCGGTCGTCGTCAGCCATGGCGGGGTCAAGGCGACCTGCGACACCAACCGCAACCTGACCGACGACGAACTGCGGCTGCTGGCGCGGAACGGCGGCATGATCGGCATCGGTTACTGGGACGCCGCGGTCTGCGCCGCGACGCCGGCGGCGACCGCCAAGGCGATCCGCCATGTCCGCGACCTGGTCGGCATCCAGCACGTCGGGCTGGGTTCGGACTTCGACGGCGCCACCACCACCGGCTTCGACACGGCGCACATCGCCGCCGTCACCAGCGCGCTGGTCGATGCGGGGTTGAGCGACAACGAGATCGCCATGGTGATGGGCGGCAATGCCGCGCGCCTGCTCGGCCGCGGGATGGTGCCGAACGCCGCGCTGGCGTCGCCCGCACCGCAAGGCTAA
- a CDS encoding dihydrofolate reductase, with translation MELVLVVARARNGVIGNAGGMPWHIPADLKHFRRLTIGKPVIMGRKTFDSIGKRLPGRHNIVLTRDPGWCAEGVTTVANLAEAVAAAGLDPRARADAIMVIGGAQIYAEALPSATRIALTEIDAAPAGDTILPPFDPARWRETAREVHPAAGDTPGFAFVTLTRA, from the coding sequence ATGGAGCTTGTCCTCGTCGTTGCCCGGGCGCGCAACGGTGTCATCGGCAATGCCGGCGGCATGCCCTGGCATATCCCCGCGGATCTCAAGCATTTCCGCCGACTGACCATCGGCAAGCCCGTCATCATGGGGCGCAAGACCTTCGATTCGATCGGCAAGCGCCTGCCGGGTCGCCACAATATCGTGCTGACGCGTGACCCCGGCTGGTGCGCCGAAGGCGTCACCACCGTCGCCAATCTGGCCGAGGCCGTCGCCGCCGCCGGGCTCGATCCGCGTGCCCGCGCCGACGCCATCATGGTCATCGGCGGCGCGCAAATCTATGCCGAGGCGCTGCCCAGCGCGACGCGGATCGCGCTGACCGAGATCGACGCCGCGCCGGCCGGTGACACCATCCTGCCCCCGTTCGACCCGGCGCGGTGGCGTGAAACCGCGCGCGAAGTCCACCCGGCCGCCGGGGATACGCCGGGCTTTGCCTTTGTGACGCTGACGCGCGCATAA
- the thyA gene encoding thymidylate synthase — MTDAATNPAEGQYLDLMRRVWTSGAERDDRTGTGTRALFGETMRFDLSDGSIPILTTKRVFWKPAARELLWFLSGDRNIRRLVEQGVHIWTDWPLAKFNATSGETLDRDAFEARIVDDADFAARWGDLGPVYGAQWRHWPRYTATNDGLYQRDPSGIDQIAELVHGLRHNPSSRRHIFTGWNVAELIDMALPPCHMTYQYFISDNRLSSILYQRSCDLGLGFAFNIFEASLLLRMLAQQCDLLPGEIIWMGADCHLYRNHAHLVETQLARTPRPFPRLDFARRPADIFGYAIEDFLVTGYDPHPAIAAPVAV, encoded by the coding sequence ATGACCGACGCCGCGACCAACCCCGCCGAGGGCCAGTATCTCGATCTGATGCGGCGCGTCTGGACCAGCGGCGCCGAACGCGACGACCGGACCGGCACCGGCACCAGGGCGCTGTTCGGCGAAACCATGCGCTTCGACCTGTCCGACGGCAGCATCCCGATCCTGACCACCAAGCGCGTGTTCTGGAAGCCGGCGGCGCGCGAGCTGCTGTGGTTCCTGTCGGGGGACCGCAACATCCGCCGCCTGGTCGAACAGGGTGTCCATATCTGGACGGACTGGCCGCTCGCCAAGTTCAACGCGACCAGCGGCGAAACGCTCGATCGCGATGCCTTCGAAGCGCGCATCGTCGACGATGCCGATTTCGCCGCGCGCTGGGGCGACCTGGGGCCGGTCTATGGCGCCCAATGGCGTCACTGGCCGCGCTATACGGCGACAAACGACGGCCTTTACCAGCGCGATCCAAGTGGAATCGACCAGATTGCAGAGCTTGTCCATGGATTGAGGCACAATCCTTCGAGCAGACGACACATTTTTACCGGCTGGAACGTTGCCGAACTCATCGATATGGCATTGCCTCCATGCCATATGACTTATCAATATTTTATCAGCGACAACAGGCTGTCAAGCATTCTTTACCAGCGCTCGTGCGATCTTGGCCTGGGCTTTGCCTTCAACATTTTCGAAGCGTCGTTGCTGTTGCGGATGCTGGCCCAGCAATGCGATCTCCTGCCCGGCGAAATTATCTGGATGGGCGCCGACTGCCACCTGTATCGCAACCACGCGCACCTCGTCGAAACCCAGCTGGCGCGCACGCCGCGCCCGTTCCCGCGGCTCGACTTCGCCCGGCGACCGGCCGACATCTTCGGCTATGCCATCGAGGATTTCCTCGTCACCGGCTATGATCCGCATCCCGCCATCGCAGCGCCGGTGGCGGTCTGA
- a CDS encoding glycosyl transferase family protein, whose translation MADAGGEWGLAALVAGHLLLGELVLVIALIIAVSAADDLFVDLVYFGRWLWRRMQPPTPRATAEMLHQVAPAPMAIIIPAWDESNVIGAMLARLLATLDYPDYRVFVGLYPNDPAGRAAVAAIPDARIAPVLCSRPGPTTKSDCLNHLWRAVLADERARGRIFKAVVLHDAEDVLHPQELRVQNALIPGLAMVQLPVVPLPDKTSPWVAGHYLDEFAANHLKDIAVRQALGAAVPSAGVACAIERTMLGRIAEVGGGDPFDATCLTEDYELGLRIKALGGGTALVRVREANGGLVATEAHFPATFETARRQKTRWLLGIALSGWDRLGWPRGAADRYMLLRDRKAVVAALLAMVAYAVTLLILLDSVLVASVPALAALPPLLGPLAMTLTLVNIVLLAWRLAMRAACTAYGHGWREAARSVPRAVVSNVINAAAAWSACRRYAAALRSGDAPQWDKTVHRFPHPEAESAA comes from the coding sequence ATGGCCGATGCGGGGGGTGAATGGGGTCTGGCGGCGCTGGTGGCGGGGCATCTGCTGCTCGGCGAACTGGTGCTGGTCATCGCGCTGATCATCGCCGTTTCGGCGGCGGACGATCTGTTCGTCGACCTGGTCTATTTTGGCCGCTGGCTGTGGCGCCGGATGCAGCCGCCGACGCCGCGCGCCACGGCAGAGATGCTCCACCAGGTCGCGCCGGCGCCGATGGCGATCATCATCCCTGCCTGGGACGAATCGAATGTCATCGGGGCCATGCTGGCGCGGCTGCTCGCCACCCTCGATTACCCCGATTACCGGGTCTTCGTCGGCCTTTACCCCAATGATCCCGCCGGGCGTGCCGCGGTGGCGGCGATTCCCGATGCGCGGATCGCGCCGGTGCTGTGCAGCCGGCCGGGGCCAACGACGAAATCGGACTGCCTCAACCATCTGTGGCGCGCCGTGCTGGCGGACGAGCGCGCGCGCGGGCGCATTTTCAAGGCGGTGGTGCTGCACGATGCCGAGGATGTTCTTCACCCCCAGGAACTGCGCGTCCAGAACGCGTTGATTCCTGGCCTGGCGATGGTGCAACTGCCGGTGGTGCCGCTGCCGGACAAGACATCGCCCTGGGTGGCGGGTCATTACCTCGATGAATTTGCCGCCAATCATTTGAAGGACATTGCCGTGCGCCAGGCGCTGGGGGCGGCGGTGCCGTCCGCCGGCGTTGCTTGCGCCATCGAACGCACCATGCTCGGCCGCATCGCCGAGGTGGGCGGCGGCGACCCGTTCGATGCCACCTGCCTGACCGAGGATTATGAACTGGGGTTGCGCATCAAGGCGCTTGGCGGCGGCACCGCGCTGGTGCGCGTGCGTGAGGCGAACGGCGGCCTGGTCGCCACCGAGGCGCATTTCCCCGCCACGTTCGAAACGGCACGCCGGCAGAAAACCCGTTGGCTGCTGGGCATCGCGCTGTCGGGGTGGGACCGGCTCGGCTGGCCGCGCGGCGCTGCCGATCGCTACATGCTGCTGCGCGACCGCAAGGCGGTGGTCGCGGCGTTGCTGGCGATGGTCGCCTATGCCGTGACGCTGCTGATCCTGCTCGATTCGGTCCTCGTGGCGTCGGTGCCGGCGCTGGCCGCCCTGCCGCCGCTGCTGGGGCCGCTGGCGATGACATTGACGCTGGTCAACATCGTCCTGCTGGCCTGGCGGTTGGCGATGCGGGCGGCCTGCACGGCCTATGGCCATGGCTGGCGCGAAGCGGCGCGATCGGTGCCGCGCGCCGTCGTCAGCAACGTCATCAATGCCGCGGCCGCCTGGTCGGCCTGCCGGCGCTATGCCGCGGCGCTGCGCAGCGGCGATGCCCCGCAATGGGACAAGACCGTCCATCGCTTTCCGCATCCGGAGGCAGAGTCCGCCGCGTGA
- a CDS encoding MerR family transcriptional regulator: MRMRELEKASGVGRETIRYYIREGLLPEPDRASRNSASYTGAHVTRLRAIKRLQEERFLPLAVIRALLDADDGDRWLAPTAFPMLDALLAARLEAGGMARVAATAVAAQLGIDASVIADHAATGMIGIDADGLMSARDAAILGSIKELADIGFTEQLGFTGLQMRFYLDFIEWVTAQEMRLFLEHTAGQVGEAQALDMAERGVSVINDLLSQLRTRALLRKLGERRRVANDNG; the protein is encoded by the coding sequence ATGCGGATGCGCGAACTTGAAAAGGCCAGCGGAGTCGGGCGGGAAACCATCCGTTACTATATTCGCGAAGGTCTGCTGCCCGAACCGGATCGCGCCAGTCGCAATTCGGCATCGTACACTGGCGCCCATGTTACCAGGCTGCGTGCGATCAAGCGACTGCAGGAAGAACGCTTCCTGCCACTCGCCGTCATCCGCGCATTGCTCGATGCCGATGACGGGGATCGCTGGCTGGCCCCGACAGCGTTTCCCATGCTCGATGCGTTGCTGGCGGCGCGACTTGAAGCCGGCGGCATGGCGCGCGTCGCCGCGACTGCCGTCGCTGCCCAGCTGGGCATCGACGCATCGGTGATCGCCGATCACGCCGCCACCGGCATGATCGGCATCGATGCCGACGGGCTGATGTCGGCGCGCGACGCCGCCATTCTCGGCAGCATCAAGGAACTGGCCGATATCGGCTTTACCGAGCAACTGGGGTTTACCGGCCTGCAGATGCGTTTCTACCTCGACTTCATCGAGTGGGTCACCGCGCAGGAGATGCGCCTGTTTCTGGAACACACGGCTGGCCAGGTCGGCGAGGCGCAGGCGCTCGACATGGCCGAACGCGGTGTTTCCGTCATCAACGACCTGTTGTCGCAATTGCGCACGCGCGCCCTGCTGAGGAAACTCGGCGAGCGGCGCCGTGTCGCCAATGACAATGGTTAA
- a CDS encoding cisplatin damage response ATP-dependent DNA ligase: protein MQAFAALLDALVYTRSRHAKLRLIGDYLRTTPDPDRGWALAALTGGLDLKMVQPRLLRDLMTARVDPVLFALSYDFVGDMAETVSLLWPDPPVAAPPPSLADVVDTLASVSRAAAPGVVAGLLDRLDAPGRYALIKLATGSMRVGASARLAKTAFAESFGVDVGEVEEIWHGLVPPYDRLFAWATGAGARPDSGGAPVFRPFMLAQPLEGETIDLADFVAEWKWDGIRVQVVHVPVAAGGDGRTRLYSRTGDDITGSFPDVAGAFAAHAALDGELLVRGEAQGRDQHGGAAASFNALQQRLGRKAPPAKLMTEAPAFVRLYDALVIGDEDLRALPWHARRVRLDDLVATLDPSRFDLSAIVEARDFAALSAVRDAARDDAIEGLMLKRRDSAYVAGRRAGLWYKWKRDPLTADCVLMYAQRGHGKRSSLYSDFTFGCWGAPGELLPVGKAYFGFTDAELAMLDKWVRSHTIGRFGPVIEVEKSLVVEIAFDSIHVSKRHKSGLAMRFPRIARIRTDKPAAEADTVAALARLV, encoded by the coding sequence ATGCAGGCTTTTGCCGCCCTTCTCGACGCCCTGGTCTACACCCGGTCACGCCACGCCAAGTTGCGATTGATCGGCGATTATCTGCGCACGACGCCCGATCCCGACCGGGGCTGGGCGCTGGCGGCGCTGACCGGCGGGCTCGACCTGAAAATGGTGCAGCCGCGGTTGCTGCGCGACCTGATGACGGCCCGCGTCGACCCGGTCCTGTTCGCGCTGTCCTACGACTTTGTCGGCGACATGGCGGAAACCGTGTCGTTGCTGTGGCCCGACCCGCCGGTGGCGGCGCCGCCGCCGTCGCTCGCCGATGTCGTCGACACGCTGGCGTCGGTGTCGCGTGCCGCAGCGCCGGGAGTGGTGGCGGGGTTGCTCGATCGGCTCGATGCGCCGGGACGCTATGCGTTGATCAAGCTGGCCACCGGAAGCATGCGCGTCGGTGCCTCGGCACGGCTCGCCAAGACGGCGTTCGCGGAAAGCTTCGGCGTCGATGTCGGCGAGGTCGAAGAAATCTGGCACGGGCTGGTGCCGCCTTATGACCGGCTGTTCGCCTGGGCGACCGGGGCGGGGGCACGGCCCGATTCGGGCGGCGCCCCGGTGTTCCGCCCCTTCATGCTGGCGCAGCCGCTGGAAGGGGAAACGATCGACCTCGCCGATTTCGTCGCGGAATGGAAATGGGACGGCATCCGCGTCCAGGTGGTGCATGTGCCGGTCGCGGCCGGTGGCGACGGCAGGACCAGGCTGTACAGCCGCACCGGCGACGATATCACCGGCAGCTTTCCCGATGTCGCCGGCGCCTTTGCCGCGCATGCGGCGCTGGACGGCGAATTGCTGGTGCGCGGCGAGGCGCAGGGCCGGGATCAACATGGCGGCGCAGCGGCGAGCTTCAACGCGCTGCAGCAGCGGCTGGGACGCAAGGCGCCACCGGCGAAGCTGATGACCGAGGCACCGGCGTTCGTGCGCCTGTACGACGCGCTGGTAATCGGGGACGAAGACCTGCGGGCGTTGCCTTGGCACGCCCGCCGGGTCCGGCTGGACGACCTGGTGGCCACGCTCGATCCATCGCGCTTCGACCTTTCGGCGATCGTCGAGGCGCGCGACTTCGCGGCGCTGTCGGCCGTGCGCGACGCGGCGCGCGACGACGCCATCGAGGGGCTGATGTTGAAGCGGCGCGACAGCGCCTATGTCGCCGGCCGCCGCGCCGGGCTGTGGTACAAGTGGAAGCGCGATCCGCTGACCGCCGATTGCGTGCTGATGTATGCCCAGCGCGGCCATGGCAAGCGCAGCAGCCTGTACAGCGATTTCACCTTCGGCTGCTGGGGTGCGCCGGGCGAATTGCTGCCGGTCGGCAAGGCCTATTTCGGCTTTACCGATGCCGAGCTGGCGATGCTCGACAAATGGGTGCGGTCGCACACCATCGGGCGCTTCGGGCCGGTCATCGAAGTCGAAAAGTCGCTGGTCGTCGAAATCGCCTTCGATTCGATCCACGTCAGCAAGCGCCACAAGTCCGGGCTGGCGATGCGCTTTCCGCGGATTGCGCGGATCCGTACCGACAAGCCGGCGGCGGAAGCCGATACCGTCGCGGCGCTGGCGCGCCTGGTCTGA
- a CDS encoding DUF4403 family protein: MPSFRLPIVIALLLALLAGCERKNTNLAPPRVTTATPIVPPTSTIVIPISARIADLEAALNAEVPHIVHEIDKQTTCLKAARVTACVVPKLKCKGLKCEKTGCSVGLDNARITPDISCRIVGEVTRGPIRLAGSGNVIDLVMPVSATIAAKDIGHVIKTQDATGAADVHARIRLGMVGDWQPTAKVEIDYEWTQKPGISLLGERITFASKADPQLAKVIARLEADTTKYLARLHPRDRIESGWKQAFTALMLNRSNPPVWLRVTPQALRYNGYRIEDDRLVLDLKAVATTEGFVGERPPDPPVTPLPTPADIPQDAGFTIRIPIVAQYAELEPVLEKALRKLARQPIVVPGAGPVDVRFGKPIVYATTGNRLAIGLPMQVAADGEAFSTTGTVWATGIPYNQPGSQQVRVRDLTIDGRGDATFDIMLAVARSPGVLDAIGGGLTQNFGRDYAKLLGKIDRALMDKRVGDFILDARIDQVRNGVVKPLGQGVYMPVDTTGTATLRYDPRPVP, from the coding sequence ATGCCGTCGTTTCGTCTGCCCATCGTGATCGCGCTGTTGCTCGCGCTGCTCGCGGGCTGCGAACGCAAGAACACCAATCTGGCACCGCCGCGGGTGACGACCGCCACCCCGATCGTGCCGCCGACATCCACCATCGTCATCCCGATCAGTGCGCGAATTGCAGACCTGGAAGCCGCGCTCAACGCCGAAGTCCCGCACATCGTCCATGAAATCGACAAGCAGACGACGTGCCTGAAGGCGGCGCGGGTGACGGCCTGTGTCGTCCCCAAGCTCAAATGCAAGGGGCTGAAATGCGAAAAGACCGGTTGCTCGGTCGGCCTCGACAATGCGCGCATCACCCCCGACATCAGCTGCCGCATCGTCGGCGAAGTCACGCGCGGCCCGATCCGCCTGGCAGGGTCAGGCAATGTCATCGATCTGGTCATGCCGGTGTCTGCAACGATCGCCGCGAAGGACATCGGCCATGTGATCAAGACCCAGGATGCCACCGGCGCCGCCGATGTCCATGCCCGCATCCGGCTCGGCATGGTCGGCGACTGGCAGCCGACGGCCAAGGTCGAGATCGATTATGAATGGACGCAGAAGCCCGGCATCTCGCTGCTCGGCGAACGCATCACCTTTGCCAGCAAGGCCGATCCGCAGTTGGCCAAGGTCATTGCCCGGCTGGAAGCCGATACGACGAAATATCTCGCCCGCCTCCACCCCCGCGACCGCATCGAAAGCGGCTGGAAACAGGCTTTCACCGCGCTCATGCTCAACCGCAGCAACCCGCCGGTATGGCTGCGGGTCACGCCGCAGGCACTGCGCTACAACGGATACCGGATCGAAGACGACCGGCTGGTGCTCGACCTGAAGGCCGTGGCCACCACCGAAGGCTTTGTCGGCGAACGGCCGCCCGACCCCCCGGTGACACCGCTGCCGACACCGGCCGACATTCCACAGGACGCGGGCTTCACCATCCGCATTCCCATCGTCGCCCAATATGCCGAACTGGAACCCGTGCTGGAAAAGGCGCTCCGCAAGCTCGCGCGCCAACCCATCGTCGTTCCCGGCGCCGGGCCGGTCGACGTCCGCTTCGGCAAGCCCATCGTCTATGCGACGACCGGCAATCGGCTTGCCATCGGCCTGCCGATGCAGGTCGCCGCGGACGGCGAAGCCTTCAGCACGACCGGCACCGTCTGGGCCACCGGCATTCCCTACAACCAGCCCGGCAGCCAGCAAGTGCGGGTCCGCGACCTGACCATCGATGGCCGCGGCGATGCCACCTTCGACATCATGCTGGCGGTGGCGCGGTCGCCCGGCGTTCTCGATGCCATCGGCGGCGGGCTGACCCAGAATTTCGGCCGCGACTATGCCAAGCTGCTCGGCAAGATCGATCGCGCGCTGATGGACAAGCGCGTCGGCGACTTCATTCTCGATGCCCGCATCGACCAGGTCCGCAACGGCGTTGTCAAACCCTTGGGCCAGGGCGTCTACATGCCGGTCGACACCACCGGCACCGCCACGCTGCGCTACGACCCGCGGCCGGTGCCCTGA
- a CDS encoding outer membrane beta-barrel protein, producing the protein MRTGLLLAAALGVASAPAWAERPRDRFWAQGGGFFTTANSNMRLDNVLLGSSGTAIDFESDIGLPTHDSQPIGLVGVRLGRAVRIEGEYFRLKRIGNRSVAGSIAVGETVFNAQANVAGLLQSTTYRVALGYSPLLTDRAELGVALGGHITNFTVQLLGAGTVTTANGSISSALASEQRSQRAPLPTISGYGNYVLSPVFALNARADWLSLSVGDYSGSLVEAQAGVTARIIRNVGLGAGYRYTNYIFRARKRDFTGRLQYEFHGPIVSLEVAF; encoded by the coding sequence ATGCGGACTGGGCTTTTGCTGGCAGCGGCTCTTGGCGTGGCGTCGGCACCGGCGTGGGCCGAACGCCCCCGGGACCGGTTCTGGGCGCAGGGCGGTGGCTTTTTCACGACGGCAAATTCGAACATGCGGCTGGACAATGTGCTGCTCGGCAGCAGCGGCACGGCGATCGATTTCGAAAGTGACATCGGCTTGCCGACACATGACAGCCAGCCGATCGGCCTGGTCGGCGTCCGGTTGGGGCGGGCGGTCCGCATCGAAGGCGAATATTTCAGGCTCAAGCGCATCGGCAACCGCAGCGTTGCGGGGTCGATCGCCGTCGGCGAAACCGTGTTCAACGCCCAGGCCAATGTCGCCGGGCTGCTGCAGAGCACCACCTATCGCGTCGCGCTGGGCTATTCGCCGCTGCTGACCGACCGGGCCGAACTGGGCGTCGCGCTTGGCGGGCATATCACCAACTTCACCGTCCAATTGCTCGGCGCCGGAACCGTGACCACGGCCAATGGCAGCATTTCATCGGCGCTCGCTTCCGAACAGCGCAGCCAGCGCGCGCCGCTCCCGACGATCAGCGGCTATGGCAATTATGTCCTGTCACCGGTGTTCGCGCTCAACGCCCGGGCCGACTGGCTGTCGCTCAGTGTCGGCGATTACAGCGGCAGCCTTGTCGAAGCGCAGGCGGGCGTGACGGCGCGGATCATCCGCAACGTCGGGCTCGGTGCGGGCTATCGCTACACCAACTACATCTTCCGGGCGCGCAAGCGCGATTTCACCGGCCGCCTGCAATATGAATTCCATGGGCCGATCGTGTCTCTGGAAGTCGCCTTCTAG
- a CDS encoding c-type cytochrome, whose protein sequence is MIATKTAIRLAAGTALMAMLAACGGSDKAADATTATTTAEVTTPAIPEATAPAAAPAADTAATATPAAGVTLASLTGDPVKGEKVFGQCRTCHVVEKGVNRVGPSLWGVVGRQAGSIEGFKYSPANKNSGLTWTDEQLFTYLEAPQQVIKGTYMAFAGLKNPQDRADVIAYLKTKA, encoded by the coding sequence ATGATCGCGACCAAAACTGCAATTCGTCTGGCAGCCGGCACCGCACTCATGGCGATGCTTGCCGCCTGCGGCGGGTCTGACAAGGCAGCCGATGCCACCACCGCGACCACGACGGCGGAAGTGACCACGCCGGCGATCCCTGAGGCGACAGCGCCCGCTGCCGCACCGGCGGCTGATACGGCCGCGACGGCAACGCCGGCTGCGGGGGTGACCCTGGCCAGCCTGACCGGCGATCCGGTCAAGGGCGAAAAGGTCTTTGGCCAGTGCCGGACCTGCCACGTCGTTGAAAAGGGCGTGAACCGCGTCGGTCCGTCGCTGTGGGGCGTTGTTGGCCGCCAGGCCGGCAGCATCGAAGGTTTCAAATATTCGCCCGCCAACAAGAACAGCGGCCTGACCTGGACCGACGAACAGCTGTTCACCTATCTTGAAGCGCCGCAGCAGGTCATCAAGGGTACCTACATGGCCTTCGCCGGCCTGAAGAACCCGCAGGACCGCGCCGACGTCATCGCCTATCTCAAGACCAAGGCGTGA
- a CDS encoding TspO/MBR family protein, producing the protein MNPGRWVLPAAVAAVTTLLIAALGATITVLGPWYQDLAKPAWAPPDILFGPAWTLIFGLCAISAATAWLAAPSQTMRDVVIGLFAINGFLNLLWSFLFFRMQRPDLSATEVWFLWASIALLIIICWRFSRPAALLLIPYLIWVTFAGALNIAIVQLNGPF; encoded by the coding sequence ATGAATCCCGGCCGTTGGGTTCTCCCGGCGGCGGTGGCGGCGGTCACAACGCTGCTCATCGCCGCGCTGGGGGCAACGATCACCGTGCTCGGTCCCTGGTATCAGGATCTGGCCAAGCCTGCCTGGGCGCCGCCCGATATCCTGTTCGGGCCGGCGTGGACGCTGATTTTTGGTCTTTGCGCGATTTCGGCGGCGACGGCCTGGCTCGCGGCACCGTCGCAGACGATGCGCGATGTCGTCATCGGCCTGTTCGCCATCAACGGGTTTCTCAACCTGTTGTGGAGCTTTCTGTTTTTCCGGATGCAGCGCCCCGATCTCTCCGCCACGGAAGTCTGGTTCCTCTGGGCGTCGATTGCGCTGCTGATCATCATCTGCTGGCGTTTTTCACGCCCGGCCGCGCTGTTGCTGATCCCCTATCTGATCTGGGTGACCTTTGCCGGGGCGCTCAACATCGCCATCGTGCAGCTCAACGGGCCATTCTAA